A single region of the Acetivibrio cellulolyticus CD2 genome encodes:
- a CDS encoding late competence development ComFB family protein, translating to MPQIKNYMEEIVFSLMKEVLDDINVCSCEKCILDIAAIALNDLPSRYIVSERGELYSKVNSLKQQFEVDVIAAITKAAVLVKRRPRHE from the coding sequence ATGCCCCAAATTAAAAATTATATGGAAGAAATAGTCTTTTCTTTAATGAAGGAAGTTTTGGATGATATAAATGTCTGCAGCTGTGAAAAGTGCATTCTCGATATAGCAGCAATAGCGTTAAATGATCTGCCTTCAAGATACATTGTAAGTGAAAGAGGCGAACTGTATTCTAAAGTAAATTCTTTGAAACAGCAGTTTGAAGTGGATGTAATAGCAGCTATTACAAAGGCTGCTGTGCTTGTCAAACGTAGACCCAGACATGAGTAA
- the pilM gene encoding type IV pilus assembly protein PilM, protein MFMKKYLAIDIGNRKTKIVLGGIEKDKIVVDNYFITDTPTGIMEDGKITNLNGLIAMLKDSLKKGKIRGKHLVMSITGTGIITRDIQLPKSTDEELEKILGFEAQQYFPVELDNYILDFKVLEEIDSGDGVFNRVLLVAAPVNQVDEFMKVHKRLNKEIEAIDIPANNICKVLFGEAYVGKELNGKELPHEFAVLDLGAKTTGVYIFSSGKLKFSRILLNGSGDIDDLIASQLNVDFSKAEEIKIMVGNLIADDDLINPNSEDAKISNLIKPAVNNLMSDINRFIEFYNSRSTGNRLDRIFLCGGGSKLKGIDIYFRTYFNIPVEFLDPQKFVLYKGHKKMEEFSEDFVLLVNALGCLVRS, encoded by the coding sequence ATGTTTATGAAGAAATACCTTGCCATTGATATAGGAAACAGGAAAACTAAAATTGTCCTTGGCGGTATTGAGAAGGATAAAATAGTTGTGGATAATTATTTTATTACAGATACACCAACAGGAATAATGGAAGATGGAAAAATCACAAATCTTAATGGCCTCATTGCTATGCTTAAGGATTCCCTTAAGAAGGGGAAGATAAGAGGTAAGCATTTGGTTATGAGTATAACAGGTACAGGGATTATTACAAGGGACATTCAGTTACCTAAGTCTACAGATGAAGAATTGGAAAAAATTCTGGGGTTTGAGGCCCAACAATATTTTCCGGTTGAACTTGATAATTATATATTGGACTTTAAGGTTCTAGAAGAAATAGATAGCGGGGATGGTGTCTTCAATAGGGTTCTGCTGGTAGCTGCTCCTGTAAATCAAGTGGATGAGTTTATGAAAGTTCATAAAAGGCTTAATAAGGAAATTGAAGCTATAGATATACCTGCTAATAATATTTGCAAGGTACTTTTCGGTGAAGCATACGTGGGAAAAGAGCTTAATGGTAAAGAATTACCTCATGAATTTGCAGTTTTAGATTTGGGAGCTAAGACTACAGGCGTGTACATTTTCTCATCCGGTAAGTTAAAATTCAGCAGGATTTTATTAAATGGAAGCGGTGACATTGACGACCTGATTGCAAGTCAATTAAATGTCGATTTTTCTAAAGCGGAAGAAATAAAAATCATGGTAGGGAATCTAATTGCCGATGATGACCTTATCAATCCTAATAGTGAAGATGCTAAAATAAGCAACTTAATCAAGCCAGCTGTAAATAATCTAATGAGTGATATTAATAGATTCATAGAATTTTATAACAGCAGAAGTACCGGAAACAGGCTTGATAGGATTTTTCTTTGTGGAGGAGGAAGTAAGTTAAAGGGGATAGATATTTATTTCAGAACTTATTTTAATATTCCCGTTGAATTTTTAGACCCTCAAAAATTTGTACTTTACAAGGGACATAAAAAAATGGAGGAGTTTAGTGAAGATTTTGTTTTACTTGTAAATGCATTAGGATGCCTTGTGAGAAGTTAG
- a CDS encoding type II secretion system F family protein: MATYNYRAKTVTGNISAGKIDATDKNMVVSLLKNRGLYPLEISELNLLDKDLKMGSGKKIPLKDLSVFCKQFYTMADAGVTIIGSLDLLRRQTENRKLANILSKVYEDVQKGMSLSEAMKVHKSEFPTIVISMIEIGEISGNLDTVLDRLATYLEKDNKVKQKIKTSMVYPKAIGGIAIVAVIFMMIFVVPNFITMFKGMGSELPLPTRILLAISDTFKNIWFLLGASIVIPSLVIAYKKFIKTERGKYIYDKIVLGLPIVGKNMRKIIASRFSRSLSLMLKTGVPLIQALEVVGNLLDNEVVNKGMIKVKEDIKRGSGLAEPLEAVGIFPVMVTHMISIGEEAGSLDSIVEKVADFYDDELDASIGKILAMLEPLMIVAMAVVIGGIVIAMILPIFSMYQNVT; encoded by the coding sequence GTGGCTACTTATAATTACAGAGCAAAAACAGTTACTGGAAACATTTCTGCAGGTAAAATTGATGCAACAGATAAAAATATGGTTGTATCACTTCTTAAGAATAGAGGTCTTTACCCGCTTGAGATTAGCGAGCTGAATTTACTTGATAAAGATTTAAAAATGGGTTCGGGTAAGAAAATACCCTTAAAGGATTTGTCTGTATTCTGTAAGCAGTTTTATACCATGGCTGATGCCGGCGTAACGATAATCGGTTCGTTGGATTTGCTTAGAAGGCAGACAGAAAACCGTAAATTGGCCAATATACTCAGCAAGGTTTATGAAGATGTACAGAAAGGTATGTCACTTTCAGAAGCAATGAAAGTACATAAAAGTGAGTTCCCTACTATTGTTATTAGTATGATTGAAATAGGGGAAATCAGCGGTAATCTTGATACTGTGCTGGATAGATTGGCAACTTACCTGGAAAAGGACAATAAAGTTAAACAAAAGATTAAGACGTCTATGGTATATCCAAAAGCTATTGGTGGTATAGCTATTGTTGCTGTAATATTCATGATGATTTTTGTTGTCCCCAATTTTATAACCATGTTTAAAGGTATGGGAAGTGAGCTCCCTTTACCGACAAGAATACTTCTAGCTATAAGCGACACATTTAAAAACATTTGGTTTCTGCTTGGTGCATCTATTGTTATTCCCAGCCTGGTTATTGCATATAAAAAATTTATAAAGACAGAGAGAGGAAAGTACATATATGACAAGATTGTACTTGGCCTTCCAATTGTAGGCAAGAATATGAGGAAAATAATCGCATCACGTTTTAGTAGATCTTTAAGTTTGATGTTAAAGACTGGTGTGCCCCTTATCCAGGCGCTGGAGGTGGTAGGAAACTTACTTGATAATGAAGTGGTTAACAAAGGTATGATAAAAGTTAAAGAAGACATCAAAAGAGGCTCAGGTTTAGCTGAACCTTTGGAGGCAGTAGGTATATTTCCCGTAATGGTAACTCATATGATCAGTATTGGAGAAGAAGCAGGATCTCTCGACTCTATTGTAGAAAAGGTGGCGGATTTCTACGATGATGAGTTAGACGCATCTATTGGAAAAATACTTGCAATGCTAGAACCTCTCATGATTGTAGCAATGGCTGTGGTTATTGGAGGGATAGTTATTGCAATGATTCTTCCCATCTTCTCAATGTACCAAAATGTAACGTAA
- a CDS encoding prepilin peptidase, whose translation MEIILLIYVTVIGVVIGSFLNVCIYRIPKEENIAYPPSHCGSCGKRLTAVDLVPVFSWLFLKGKCRYCGSKISPRYAIVESLTGLTFALLYNKFGISVDLLCSAFLMSILIAVFFIDIDHRIIPDELVVAGLVAGGITIIYNAFFPMKIFGEGGKWWDPILGMFAGSVTLLVVGLIGMLIYKTDDAMGGGDIKIFAPIGIFLGWKMTFIALLASIVLAGLISLILVIIKVKGRKSTIPFGPFIVMGTLITYLYGWDILKWYVSSLLF comes from the coding sequence ATGGAAATTATTTTGCTTATATATGTGACAGTTATTGGAGTAGTTATTGGTTCCTTTTTAAATGTATGTATTTATCGTATTCCGAAGGAGGAGAATATAGCTTACCCTCCATCACATTGCGGCAGTTGCGGTAAGAGACTGACGGCAGTTGACCTTGTTCCTGTTTTCAGTTGGTTATTTCTTAAGGGTAAGTGCAGGTATTGCGGCAGTAAGATATCGCCAAGATATGCCATTGTTGAGTCTTTAACGGGACTTACTTTTGCGCTTTTATATAATAAATTTGGAATTTCAGTAGATTTACTATGTTCCGCTTTTCTTATGTCAATTCTCATAGCAGTATTTTTTATTGATATAGACCACAGGATAATACCTGATGAACTGGTTGTTGCAGGACTTGTGGCAGGAGGTATTACAATTATATATAACGCTTTTTTCCCTATGAAGATATTTGGTGAAGGGGGAAAGTGGTGGGATCCTATACTTGGAATGTTTGCCGGTTCGGTTACGTTGTTGGTTGTTGGGTTAATAGGAATGTTAATTTATAAAACTGATGATGCAATGGGGGGCGGAGATATAAAGATATTTGCTCCGATAGGTATTTTCCTGGGATGGAAAATGACCTTTATTGCTTTGTTGGCATCTATTGTTCTAGCAGGGTTAATAAGCCTTATTCTGGTTATCATAAAGGTAAAGGGCAGGAAAAGTACTATCCCATTTGGACCATTTATTGTAATGGGCACTCTAATTACGTATCTTTATGGCTGGGATATTTTGAAATGGTATGTCAGCAGTTTGCTTTTCTGA
- a CDS encoding type IV pilus modification PilV family protein produces MKAKGIFTHLSKLSANKKGLTLIEVIVSIGILAIVTGPFLGTIILSTRNNAYSEQVLKASELSQTVMEEIKSKPDFLDIEAVSEADAKTTDYKEYLMEDDYRVMYKIIKKEGTISSLSGTYNFPEISDIPDSNLNFSVNSGNVYLNRVSYNLNFELVPVNYFIDISEASGICTYKFYDEKGSYFQTAELLNVTETDPIKIKIEYLNGSEDIFKLNVNLNKVSENRKVIFYVVNDEGDSLQIKNVGTRPFYQFDEVGTNCEEYYNVLFKIELIVEYKGQELNKMLSYVKKIR; encoded by the coding sequence ATGAAAGCTAAAGGTATTTTCACACACCTATCTAAATTATCCGCAAATAAAAAGGGCTTAACGTTGATTGAAGTGATTGTATCTATTGGGATACTGGCTATTGTAACCGGTCCTTTTTTGGGTACAATTATTCTTTCAACACGAAATAATGCTTATTCCGAGCAGGTTCTTAAGGCTTCGGAATTATCGCAAACAGTAATGGAAGAAATCAAGTCAAAGCCTGATTTTTTAGATATTGAGGCTGTTTCAGAAGCTGATGCCAAAACTACGGATTATAAAGAATACTTGATGGAAGATGATTATAGGGTGATGTACAAAATTATAAAAAAAGAAGGAACTATATCATCGTTAAGTGGGACATACAATTTTCCAGAAATAAGTGATATACCTGATAGCAATTTAAACTTTTCGGTAAACTCGGGAAATGTTTATTTAAACCGTGTATCTTACAACTTAAACTTTGAGCTTGTTCCTGTAAATTACTTTATTGATATAAGCGAAGCAAGCGGAATATGCACTTATAAGTTTTATGATGAGAAGGGGTCTTATTTTCAGACAGCAGAGCTCTTGAATGTGACTGAAACAGACCCGATAAAAATCAAGATTGAATATTTAAATGGCAGTGAGGATATTTTTAAGTTAAATGTAAACCTGAATAAGGTTAGTGAGAATAGAAAGGTTATTTTTTACGTTGTTAATGATGAAGGAGATAGCCTGCAAATAAAGAATGTGGGGACGAGACCATTTTATCAATTTGATGAGGTAGGTACCAACTGTGAAGAATACTATAACGTACTCTTTAAGATTGAATTGATTGTAGAGTATAAAGGCCAGGAGTTAAATAAAATGTTATCATATGTAAAGAAAATCAGGTGA
- a CDS encoding type IV pilus modification PilV family protein, whose product MKKIGKKGTTLVEVIASLVIVGIILTPITSIFYMGYKNYFVENDRMTAQQAAKDVLEIITKDLRFYENKYTEVDAITGKSLIIKDGTNFPGDEIVYSFDEGQKMILRNNVALLEDNTILITNFSVQEIKLSDYDSSLIKISVTVKSGKSDEINMEGSYRRKYK is encoded by the coding sequence ATGAAGAAAATAGGGAAAAAAGGTACAACATTAGTTGAGGTCATCGCTTCACTTGTTATTGTTGGTATTATACTAACTCCGATTACAAGCATATTTTATATGGGTTACAAAAATTATTTTGTAGAAAATGACAGAATGACAGCCCAACAGGCAGCAAAAGATGTTTTGGAGATAATAACCAAAGACTTGAGGTTTTATGAAAATAAATATACTGAAGTAGATGCGATAACTGGGAAATCTTTGATAATAAAAGATGGTACTAATTTTCCAGGGGACGAGATAGTGTATTCCTTTGATGAAGGGCAAAAAATGATTTTAAGAAATAATGTTGCTTTATTAGAAGACAACACTATTTTGATAACTAATTTTTCAGTACAGGAAATAAAATTATCAGACTATGATAGTAGTTTGATAAAAATCAGTGTTACTGTTAAGTCTGGAAAAAGCGATGAAATTAATATGGAAGGCAGTTATAGAAGAAAATATAAATAG
- a CDS encoding PilX N-terminal domain-containing pilus assembly protein, which yields MYVRYLLKSKKGSTLILTILIIIVMSLLGISLMAVTLSSMKMSIFHNDLEKAYSLAEATAEEIISKVDQKVADIQEASRIQASDDLREQIKYNPISLRDPEGNISLETSDPNNVSKLEQEYELKYFTYFKDSLVTQFGAVNNTDKMKELLGTEEIDADGITVFKELATGDGRLIFRSAQFDSANYTLSIRVGGLYNGYEKDIDVVLNLLAEPDDTPYQPIVQSRIKNPVKYDILKKAIVTEKNLIATGGNVTVTGDVLSFGTVPVVDDTLLPKDRFEDWTANWNRYGGIMVGMCQDAADVCAEMGFDSSRTGTNNYGSLTINGNASTMGYIHSLYSTSINPSSISITGDSYARSLRSEKNSNYSTLNLNNLSTLDNLQIDSNGTVVNINGVYKGLVDTSHVIDGSGSYTVATEDELVPKRTSSVIVNGDSILNFMDAIYIGGSTFFKNLLDGSEFPYMSGISALKSTMRISNAFTKDDPSNPENKIFWYEGGSYIDPSETASFKSYSNGSVQMISGRASRPDYFPLINRAMHFKKVWTDLWLTDINGIFPTYVNADSINIMGNGITADGKLRGYSNGVIIANGTVYDSYQFEEIHDPSLFHINVQKPAIKAYYNQISGLLSDSYNSEYTRLNFAAPTKNINNYIDSNFVGTNMIVANKPYVSSNSDLGFVYYGNKDVEIKESGGNWYINSEIMPITKGIIYVDGNIYIDGGFDFTGTLLASKNIIFLGDANVTYDESAIDALLKADVNINGFFGLLTYEIPDETLESQRISTKNTRIEKWNEIK from the coding sequence ATGTATGTCAGGTATTTGCTCAAGTCCAAAAAGGGTTCAACACTGATACTAACCATTCTGATAATTATAGTGATGTCTTTACTTGGAATTTCTCTTATGGCAGTAACTCTGAGCTCAATGAAAATGAGCATTTTTCATAATGATCTGGAAAAGGCTTACTCCCTAGCCGAAGCTACTGCGGAAGAAATAATCAGTAAAGTTGATCAAAAAGTTGCTGATATTCAGGAAGCTTCAAGGATTCAGGCTTCTGATGACTTGAGGGAGCAGATAAAGTATAATCCGATTTCCTTGAGAGATCCAGAAGGAAATATATCTTTAGAAACATCTGACCCTAATAATGTGTCAAAACTGGAGCAAGAATACGAATTAAAATATTTTACATACTTTAAAGATAGCTTAGTTACACAATTTGGTGCAGTAAACAATACTGACAAGATGAAAGAACTTCTTGGCACAGAAGAAATTGATGCTGATGGAATCACTGTTTTTAAGGAGTTAGCAACTGGCGATGGCAGGTTGATTTTTAGATCGGCCCAATTTGATAGTGCAAACTACACTTTAAGCATAAGGGTTGGCGGTTTGTATAACGGCTATGAAAAGGACATTGATGTTGTTTTGAACCTTTTGGCAGAACCTGATGATACACCGTACCAGCCGATAGTACAGTCAAGAATAAAAAATCCTGTTAAGTACGATATTTTAAAGAAGGCTATTGTGACAGAAAAAAATCTTATTGCTACAGGTGGAAATGTTACTGTTACAGGAGATGTTCTGAGCTTTGGAACAGTTCCGGTAGTTGATGACACACTTCTTCCAAAGGATAGATTTGAAGATTGGACTGCAAATTGGAACAGATATGGTGGAATTATGGTTGGAATGTGTCAGGATGCAGCGGATGTATGTGCTGAGATGGGGTTTGATTCAAGTAGGACAGGTACTAATAACTATGGTTCATTGACTATAAACGGTAATGCTTCTACCATGGGTTATATACATTCTCTCTATAGTACAAGTATTAATCCTTCAAGTATATCAATCACTGGGGACTCTTATGCAAGGTCTTTAAGATCAGAGAAAAATTCAAACTATTCGACTCTTAATCTAAACAACTTATCGACGCTTGACAACCTTCAAATTGATTCAAATGGTACAGTGGTAAACATAAATGGCGTATATAAGGGCCTGGTAGATACATCACATGTTATCGACGGAAGCGGCAGTTATACAGTGGCAACTGAGGATGAACTTGTTCCTAAAAGGACAAGCAGTGTAATTGTTAATGGGGACTCAATTTTAAACTTTATGGATGCAATATATATTGGTGGAAGTACTTTTTTTAAGAATCTGTTAGATGGCAGTGAGTTCCCTTATATGTCTGGAATATCTGCACTTAAATCAACTATGAGGATAAGCAATGCCTTTACGAAAGATGATCCTTCAAACCCGGAAAACAAAATATTCTGGTATGAGGGAGGGAGTTATATTGATCCTTCAGAAACAGCTAGTTTTAAGTCTTATTCAAATGGTTCTGTGCAAATGATTTCAGGAAGAGCATCCAGGCCAGACTATTTTCCACTTATTAACCGTGCGATGCATTTTAAAAAAGTTTGGACTGATCTCTGGTTGACTGACATTAATGGAATTTTTCCTACATATGTAAATGCTGACAGTATAAATATAATGGGTAATGGGATTACTGCTGATGGAAAACTTAGAGGTTACTCAAATGGAGTAATTATTGCAAATGGGACTGTATATGACAGCTATCAATTTGAGGAAATACATGATCCGTCATTATTTCACATAAATGTTCAAAAACCTGCTATTAAAGCATATTATAATCAGATTAGCGGTCTCTTAAGTGACTCCTACAATTCTGAATACACTAGGCTGAATTTTGCGGCACCTACCAAAAACATCAATAACTACATAGACAGCAACTTTGTCGGGACAAACATGATAGTTGCCAACAAGCCCTATGTAAGTTCAAATTCTGATTTGGGGTTTGTCTATTATGGAAATAAAGATGTAGAAATTAAAGAGTCCGGAGGAAATTGGTACATAAACAGTGAGATTATGCCGATAACCAAGGGGATAATTTATGTCGATGGAAATATTTATATCGACGGTGGTTTTGACTTTACAGGTACTTTATTAGCTTCAAAGAACATTATATTTTTGGGCGATGCAAATGTTACATATGATGAAAGTGCAATAGATGCACTACTTAAAGCAGATGTAAACATAAATGGCTTCTTTGGTTTGCTTACATATGAAATACCTGATGAGACACTTGAAAGTCAGAGGATATCTACAAAGAATACCAGGATAGAAAAATGGAATGAAATTAAGTAG
- a CDS encoding type II secretion system protein, whose product MFKGMNKKRKNSKGFTLVELIVVVAILGILAAVAVPSVLGYLDSAKVNTDNSNAKEIEAAILRLAANNKITLGDTPTSAASITEAVKLEIDMPAVQQTGYGFYYDPKTGRVKCVKTSEAASTLQAIPQ is encoded by the coding sequence ATGTTCAAAGGAATGAATAAGAAAAGAAAAAACAGTAAAGGGTTTACACTCGTAGAATTAATCGTTGTTGTTGCTATTTTAGGTATATTGGCGGCTGTTGCAGTTCCTTCAGTTCTTGGTTACCTCGATAGTGCAAAAGTTAATACCGATAATTCTAATGCAAAAGAAATAGAAGCCGCTATTTTAAGACTCGCTGCAAATAACAAGATTACATTAGGCGATACACCGACATCAGCTGCTTCAATAACAGAAGCAGTTAAGTTGGAAATTGATATGCCTGCTGTTCAACAAACTGGATATGGATTCTATTATGATCCTAAAACAGGAAGAGTTAAATGCGTTAAGACTTCGGAGGCTGCATCTACTTTACAGGCAATTCCGCAATAG
- a CDS encoding PilN domain-containing protein, with the protein MKDLNLVPKSYILKRKKRKKMVFYGLFSVVIVAAIIVIVAIPVLKIQSLKSRLAFLDLSEKEASKYIETENEFNVVRNMYLQRENEAKRLSKSGVDMLKIIEKLESYLPDRIFIQSMVANKAGDGQVEITIRGIAESEEEIATFSDYISKDEYFSGINIGSVSNMYTAGSKKGDNELKNDGQKDSKSSYSFDAIIYLTAGK; encoded by the coding sequence TTGAAGGACCTAAATCTTGTTCCTAAAAGTTATATCCTTAAAAGAAAAAAGCGCAAAAAAATGGTTTTCTATGGTCTTTTTAGTGTGGTTATTGTTGCTGCAATAATTGTTATAGTAGCGATACCTGTATTAAAAATACAGAGCTTGAAAAGTAGACTGGCTTTTTTGGATCTGAGTGAGAAGGAGGCAAGCAAGTACATAGAAACCGAAAATGAGTTTAATGTGGTTAGGAATATGTATTTGCAAAGGGAAAATGAGGCTAAAAGGCTTTCAAAGTCCGGCGTAGATATGTTAAAGATAATTGAGAAGCTGGAGAGCTACCTGCCAGATAGAATTTTTATACAAAGTATGGTTGCGAACAAAGCTGGAGATGGTCAGGTTGAGATCACTATAAGAGGGATTGCTGAGTCCGAAGAAGAAATTGCTACATTTTCCGATTATATATCAAAGGATGAATATTTTAGCGGTATAAATATCGGGTCTGTGAGTAATATGTATACCGCCGGCAGCAAAAAAGGTGATAATGAATTGAAAAACGACGGGCAAAAAGATAGTAAATCATCTTATAGTTTTGATGCAATAATATATTTAACAGCCGGGAAGTGA